The Acidimicrobiia bacterium genomic interval GTTCTGGGTAGGCGGCGCCATGGTCATCAATGGGGTTATCGAGGTCGGCGAACTCGTTATGTTCTCGACCTTGACAGCCCAGTTGTATGGCCCGCTTTCTGCGCTCTCGAATGCCCGGGTTGAGTTCGCCACGTCGCTCGTAAGTTTTGAACGGGTCTTTGAGGTACTTGATTTACCTCTTGATATCGCCGAGAAGACCGATGCCGTCCATCTGACCGATCTACGGGGCAGGATTTCGTTCGAGGATGTGTCGTTTCGGTATGACGCCGGCGAGGGGCTGGAGGCCGTGAAGCGATTCCGGGCGTTCGGGGGTGGCGCCTCCGACGAAGGAGAATCGGCGGTTGGCCCGATCGGACGGCCCTGGGCGGTGCGTAACGTGTCGTTTGAAGCCAAACCCGGTCAGATGATCGCGCTGGTCGGGCCGTCGGGGGCCGGTAAGACCACGATGTCCTATCTCGTGCCGAGGTTGTATGACGTTACCGAAGGCTCAATTCGGATTGACGGCCATGATGTGCGAGACCTCACATTGGGATCGATTGCCGATGGCACCGGCGTCGTCACCCAGGAGAGTTATCTGTTCCATGACACCATCGGAGCGAACCTGCGATATGCCAAGCCTGATGCGACCGAAGCCGAACTTGTGGAGGCGTGTCGCGCCGCGAATATTCTCGACTTTGTCGAATCTCTGCCGAATCGGTTCGACACCCTGGTTGGTGAGCGCGGGTACCGGTTGTCTGGCGGGGAGAAGCAGCGGATCGCCATCGCCAGGGTGATCCTCAAGAATCCTCGTATGTTGATCCTCGACGAAGCCACTTCGCACCTGGACTCTCAGGCGGAGGCGCTCATCCAGGATGCGCTTGAGCGAGTGATGGAGGGCAGAACCTCGATCGTTATTGCTCATCGGTTGTCGACTATTTTGGCCGCTGATCGAATCCTCGTACTTGACGAGGGTCAACTCGTGGAGTCTGGAACCCATGCGGAATTATTGGATGCCGAGGGACTGTACGCCTCCTTGTTTGAAACCCAGTTTCGGCATCAGCCGATCCCTTGATGATCAGCCGTTCTGACGTTCTCGCCGCCGCAGAGACAATCAGGGGCCACATTCGCAGGACTCCGGTTGTCGACCTCGATGGGATAACTCTGAAACTCGAGTTACTCCAACACACCGGGTCTTTCAAGCCTCGGGGGACGTTCAACAAGGTTTTGCGAGATGGCTGTGGCCCAGAGGGCCTCATTGCCGCCTCGGGTGGGAATCACGGCCTGGCAGTAGCCTACGCCGCCAAGCAGCTTGGGGTACCGGCCGAGATTTTTGTGCCGACGATCTCATCGCCGACAAAAGTGGCCCGGCTTCGTTCATTGGAGGCCACAGTTCATGTGGGTGGTTCTGTATATGCCGAAGCGCTTCTCAAGGCACAAGCCCGGCAGGCCCAGACCGGGGCGCTTGCCGTGCACGCCTATGACGATCCGTTGGTGATCGCCGGCCAGGGCACGGTTGGCGCTGAGCTACATGAACAGGCGGGAGACCTCGACGTGGTCCTGGTGGCGGTTGGCGGCGGGGGCTTGGCATCTGGGATCGCCGCCTTTTACGGATCTGATGTGCAGGTCGTCGCCGTTGAGACCGAGCACACCAATGCGTATGCGGCTGCCGTCGCCGCCGGGCGGCCGGTCGTCGTTGATCGTGTGGATGGTCCGGCGGCCGGCTCCCTCGGCGCCAGTTCCATTGGTGTCCTGGCCTTCGATATTCTGCAGGCCAACCAGGTTCCATCTTTGTTGGTGAGCGACCGATGGGTACTGATCGCCCAGCAAATGCTGTGGACGGACTTTCACCTTGTCGTAGAGCCCGGCGGTGCGGCGGCGTTGGCAGTGGTGTTGTCCGGTGCATATGTTCCTGAGGAATCGCGCAGGGTTGGGGTGGTTGTCTGCGGATCGAATACCGATCCGCAGACGGTGATCGCCTAACCGAGCGCCTGCAGATTGCGCGAAACCGCTGGGTCGACGGGAGCTAACAAGAGGTTCGCACCATCCTGACTGGCGAAGAGGTCTGGATGAATCTCGATCCAGGTGCCGAACGGCAAGACCTCGAGGCGAGAACGGAACCTCCGCGGGACCTGGTAGATGAACGCATGGCCCCCCGG includes:
- a CDS encoding ABC transporter ATP-binding protein, whose protein sequence is MFHGGGWYARLQYDEDQDKPKVDRGLLRRVFAYARPYRLALAGVFATILVISGLTVLPAILIRELLDKAIPDKDFGYLTVLGLSMVAVPFGNAIIGGFQRWLSARVGEGIIFDLRRQSYAHLQAMSLRFFTNTRTGELISRLNNDVVGAQSAITGTFVTIVSNLVSVIVILVVMLGTEWRLTLLAVAALPLFVYPARRVAKVLRRVTEQAMEHNANMSSILQETFNVSGALLVKLFNRSQLEQDKFAIEAAAVRDLGVRRALVGRWFFAALGLVTAVGTAGVFWVGGAMVINGVIEVGELVMFSTLTAQLYGPLSALSNARVEFATSLVSFERVFEVLDLPLDIAEKTDAVHLTDLRGRISFEDVSFRYDAGEGLEAVKRFRAFGGGASDEGESAVGPIGRPWAVRNVSFEAKPGQMIALVGPSGAGKTTMSYLVPRLYDVTEGSIRIDGHDVRDLTLGSIADGTGVVTQESYLFHDTIGANLRYAKPDATEAELVEACRAANILDFVESLPNRFDTLVGERGYRLSGGEKQRIAIARVILKNPRMLILDEATSHLDSQAEALIQDALERVMEGRTSIVIAHRLSTILAADRILVLDEGQLVESGTHAELLDAEGLYASLFETQFRHQPIP
- a CDS encoding threonine/serine dehydratase is translated as MISRSDVLAAAETIRGHIRRTPVVDLDGITLKLELLQHTGSFKPRGTFNKVLRDGCGPEGLIAASGGNHGLAVAYAAKQLGVPAEIFVPTISSPTKVARLRSLEATVHVGGSVYAEALLKAQARQAQTGALAVHAYDDPLVIAGQGTVGAELHEQAGDLDVVLVAVGGGGLASGIAAFYGSDVQVVAVETEHTNAYAAAVAAGRPVVVDRVDGPAAGSLGASSIGVLAFDILQANQVPSLLVSDRWVLIAQQMLWTDFHLVVEPGGAAALAVVLSGAYVPEESRRVGVVVCGSNTDPQTVIA